The Podarcis raffonei isolate rPodRaf1 chromosome 2, rPodRaf1.pri, whole genome shotgun sequence genome window below encodes:
- the LOC128408376 gene encoding 60S ribosomal protein L21-like, with translation MTDTKGKRRGTRYMFSRPFRKHGVVPLATYMRIYKKGDIVDIKGMGTIQKGMPHKCYHGKTGRVYNITQHAVGIIVNKKVKGKILAKRINVRIEHIKHSKSRDSFLQCVKENERKKKEGKEKGIWFELKRQPAPPREAHFVRNNGKEPELLEPIPYEFMA, from the coding sequence ATGACCGACACcaaggggaagaggagggggacaCGTTACATGTTCTCAAGACCCTTTCGCAAACATGGTGTGGTCCCTCTCGCTACCTACATGCGCATCTATAAGAAGGGTGACATTGTTGACATAAAGGGCATGGGCACAATTCAGAAAGGCATGCCCCACAAATGTTACCATGGCAAGACAGGAAGGGTATACAACATTACCCAGCATGCTGTGGGCATTATTGTGAACAAGAAAGTTAAGGGCAAGATCCTGGCCAAGAGAATTAATGTGCGAATTGAGCATATTAAGCACTCAAAGAGCAGAGACAGCTTCTTGCAGTGtgtgaaagaaaatgaaagaaagaaaaaagaaggaaaggaaaagggaatttGGTTTGAACTAAAACGCCAGCCTGCTCCTCCAAGAGAAGCCCACTTTGTGAGAAACAATGGCAAGGAGCCAGAGCTGCTGGAACCAATTCCATATGAGTTTATGGCATAG
- the TPRA1 gene encoding transmembrane protein adipocyte-associated 1, protein MSSIVTPLVRFSTYDNATYPPSTTLVVALDNVTSAPLTTARADVNITVPHKCLLLLYEDIGTSRVRYWDLLLLVPNVLFFAFLLWKLPSAKAKIHATSSPIFTTFYILVFVVAVVGIARAVVSMTVSASTAATVTDKILWEITRFFLLAIELSMVILGLAFGRLESKSSVKRVLAITTVLSLAYSVTQGTLEISYPDARLSAEDFNIYGHGGRHFWLASSCFFFLVYSMVVMLPKTPLKDRISLPSRKSFYIYAGILAVLNLVQGIGSGLLCAGIIEGLCCVDATTFLYFSFFAPLIYVAFLKSFFGSEPKILFSYKCQVDEPEDVDVHLPHAYGVAKKEGLDSSFYSSTQIDTAAYLDDIASMPYHVGSINSIDSDRWKAINS, encoded by the exons ATGTCTTCTATAGTGACACCTCTAGTGAGGTTCTCCACGTATGACAATGCCACCTATCCACCTTCTACCACGCTAGTGGTGGCATTGGATAATGTAACTTCTGCACCCCTGACAACTGCACGGGCTGACGTCAACATTACTGTGCCACAcaagtgcttgttgttgttgtatgaaGACATTGGGACATCCAG GGTCCGttactgggaccttctgctgctGGTTCCCAATgtgcttttctttgcatttctccTTTGGAAGCTGCCCTCTGCCAAGGCCAAAATCCACGCCACCTCCAGTCCCATCTTCACCACCTTTTACATACTG GTGTTTGTGGTAGCTGTGGTTGGGATTGCTCGAGCGGTTGTCTCCATGACAGTCAGCGCTTCCACTGCCGCTACGGTTACTGACAAG ATCCTGTGGGAAATCACAAGATTCTTCCTTCTGGCTATTGAGCTGAGCATGGTGATTCTGGGCCTTGCATTTG GTCGTTTGGAGAGCAAATCCAGTGTTAAGCGGGTATTGGCTATCACCACGGTGCTGTCATTGGCCTACTCTGTCACCCAG GGAACTCTGGAGATCAGTTATCCTGATGCCAGGCTCTCTGCAGAAGACTTCAATATCTATGGTCATGGAGGAAGGCACTTTTGGCTTGCAAGctcctgtttcttctttctg GTTTATTCAATGGTGGTGATGCTTCCCAAAACTCCCTTGAAAGATCGTATTTCCCTGCCTT CAAGGAAGAGTTTCTATATCTATGCCGGGATTCTTGCTGTGCTGAACCTGGTGCAGGGCATCGGTAGTGGTCTGCTCTGTGCAGGTATCATAGAAGGACTATG CTGTGTCGATGCCACCACCTTCCTCTATTTCAGCTTCTTTGCTCCGCTCATTTATGTGGCGTTCCTGAAAAGTTTCTTTGG GTCCGAGCCAAAGATCCTCTTCTCCTACAAATGCCAGGTGGATGAGCCCGAGGATGTTGATGTGCACCTCCCGCATGCCTATGGTGTGGCCAAGAAAGAAGGCCTGGATTCCAGCTTTTACTCCAGCACTCAGATCGACACTGCAGCGTACTTGGATGACATTGCTTCCATGCCTTACCACGTGGGCAGCATCAACAGCATTGACAGTGACCGCTGGAAAGCCATCAATTCCTAA